Proteins encoded within one genomic window of Phyllobacterium sp. T1293:
- a CDS encoding capsular polysaccharide biosynthesis protein: MNFARTFPLPETVQINLDGVLAEKAKQTGWLPPQGSELLAFMPTRLRFPLIGPALDAVAIKSAELMWNRADGVVGWGVKPLARMAQRLAFMRNIPYWSLEDGFLRSVGLGKAGAQPVSMVADDLGVYFDAAKPSRLEELLQRGAEKPDLERARNLHALIIEHRLTKYNHLLDYKISLPASRGRRILLIDQVAGDYSVPGAGADEHAFLRMWNEARAVPGASVLVKSHPDSVAGYARGYLSHLAGQPNVHFINESVSPHALLDVVDEVWTVSSQFGFDAILRSVPVTTFGVPFYAGWGLTRDWAEGEIATRALHRRTRKISLDAFVAATLLQYPLYVDPVTKRPTTAEKAVDRLVAWRRHALERQGNYLCAGFSRHKRSTVRHMLAGPWSSVTFCGSNPDKKQLAKADYLVRWGQNATLLASEEKLSAAIPVLRMEDGFIRSAGLGSALTPASSMCIDREAVYYDAIRQSGLEKLLRTAHFDQSLLERAARLRQRIIEHGITKYNLRSMISPDYHALAAGRPIITVAGQVPDDASLRFGLTNGVSNIELLKIVRKRRPDAFLVYKEHPDLLAGKRKGLSDATVLGETADLVVGDVALDPLLDASDEVHVATSQLGFEALIRRRQVWCYGLPFYAGWGLTHDGVTPLRPRRTLSLDELIAGVLIVYPHYLSGETGLPCEVEDVIDEIHAARNKKRSLIRRSLHRMGWA; the protein is encoded by the coding sequence ATGAATTTTGCAAGAACGTTCCCGCTTCCCGAGACAGTTCAAATCAACCTTGACGGTGTTTTAGCCGAGAAAGCAAAACAGACCGGCTGGTTGCCGCCGCAAGGTTCAGAACTTCTGGCATTCATGCCGACACGGCTTCGTTTTCCCCTCATCGGGCCCGCCCTTGATGCGGTTGCCATCAAATCGGCCGAGCTAATGTGGAATCGGGCCGACGGTGTTGTGGGCTGGGGTGTAAAGCCTCTCGCACGCATGGCCCAGCGACTGGCTTTCATGCGCAATATTCCCTACTGGTCGTTGGAAGATGGCTTTCTCCGGTCCGTCGGCCTCGGCAAAGCGGGCGCACAGCCGGTCTCCATGGTTGCCGACGATCTCGGCGTCTATTTCGATGCAGCAAAGCCGTCACGTCTGGAAGAATTACTACAGCGCGGCGCAGAGAAACCAGATCTGGAGCGGGCACGCAATCTGCACGCACTGATCATCGAACACCGGCTTACAAAATACAATCACCTGCTGGATTACAAGATTTCCCTGCCTGCAAGCCGTGGCAGACGCATCCTGCTCATTGATCAGGTTGCGGGCGATTACTCGGTGCCGGGCGCTGGTGCTGACGAACACGCCTTTCTGCGTATGTGGAACGAGGCTCGTGCCGTGCCCGGTGCAAGCGTCCTCGTCAAAAGCCATCCGGATAGTGTTGCAGGCTACGCCAGAGGCTATCTCAGCCACCTTGCCGGTCAACCGAATGTCCACTTTATTAATGAGAGCGTTTCACCGCATGCGCTGCTTGATGTGGTGGACGAAGTCTGGACGGTTTCAAGTCAGTTCGGCTTCGATGCGATATTGCGCTCTGTGCCCGTGACGACGTTTGGCGTGCCCTTCTACGCTGGCTGGGGTCTCACCCGTGATTGGGCCGAAGGAGAGATTGCAACCAGAGCATTGCATCGTCGCACGCGCAAAATCAGCCTTGATGCCTTTGTTGCGGCAACGTTGCTGCAATACCCGCTCTATGTGGACCCGGTGACGAAACGGCCAACAACCGCCGAAAAAGCCGTGGACCGGCTTGTGGCTTGGCGTCGCCACGCGCTTGAGCGGCAGGGCAATTATCTCTGCGCAGGTTTCTCACGTCATAAGCGATCCACCGTTCGCCACATGCTCGCAGGACCTTGGTCGAGCGTTACCTTTTGCGGCAGCAATCCTGATAAGAAACAGCTGGCAAAAGCTGATTACCTTGTGCGCTGGGGCCAAAATGCGACCCTGCTTGCATCGGAAGAAAAGCTATCGGCTGCGATACCAGTTCTTCGCATGGAAGACGGCTTCATCAGATCAGCCGGTCTTGGCTCGGCGCTGACACCCGCCTCATCGATGTGTATCGACCGGGAGGCCGTCTATTACGATGCAATCCGCCAGAGCGGGTTGGAGAAATTGCTCCGGACAGCGCATTTTGATCAGTCATTGCTGGAGAGAGCCGCACGTCTGCGCCAGCGGATTATCGAGCATGGGATCACCAAATACAATCTGCGGTCCATGATATCACCCGACTATCATGCGCTGGCGGCAGGCCGCCCCATCATTACGGTTGCAGGACAGGTGCCCGATGACGCCTCGTTACGGTTCGGTCTTACCAACGGCGTTTCAAATATCGAACTGCTAAAAATCGTCAGAAAACGACGCCCGGATGCCTTCCTTGTCTACAAGGAACACCCGGATCTCCTTGCCGGGAAGCGCAAGGGGCTCTCCGATGCAACGGTTCTTGGCGAAACTGCCGATCTGGTTGTCGGCGACGTGGCCCTTGATCCCCTTCTCGACGCCAGCGATGAAGTGCATGTGGCAACATCACAGCTGGGCTTTGAAGCCTTGATCCGGAGACGTCAGGTCTGGTGTTACGGATTGCCGTTCTATGCGGGCTGGGGCCTGACCCATGACGGTGTAACCCCGCTTCGCCCGCGCCGTACGCTCTCGCTCGATGAGCTGATTGCGGGGGTACTCATTGTCTACCCGC
- a CDS encoding ABC transporter ATP-binding protein: protein MTNPGTIVFKDSDGVPAQFTTNVPAQDGLSKNGVVGAYNLVKEYPIHGGTRRVLDNINFEVRAGEKIAILGHNGAGKSTLVRLIAGIEMPTSGHVARSMSLSWPIALSGGFGGSMTGFDCMRFLSRIYNRPFDEIRDCVETFSDLGKYLKMPIKTYSSGMRARLSFGLSLAIDFDCYLIDEVIAVGDQRFQRRSFDELFVKRKNRAMIIVGHTLDIIADQCKSALVLKNGRGRVFDDVKFAFDIYASL, encoded by the coding sequence ATGACAAATCCTGGAACCATTGTTTTCAAAGACTCCGATGGGGTGCCGGCACAATTCACCACCAATGTTCCGGCTCAAGATGGGTTGTCGAAAAATGGTGTTGTCGGCGCTTACAATCTCGTCAAGGAATATCCAATTCATGGCGGAACCCGGCGGGTTCTTGATAATATCAATTTTGAAGTGCGCGCCGGTGAAAAGATTGCCATTCTTGGCCACAATGGCGCGGGCAAATCCACGTTGGTGAGATTGATCGCCGGAATTGAAATGCCGACATCTGGTCACGTGGCACGGTCCATGTCCTTGTCATGGCCAATCGCATTGAGTGGCGGCTTTGGCGGCTCAATGACCGGCTTTGATTGCATGCGGTTTCTATCGCGAATCTACAACAGGCCGTTTGACGAAATCCGTGATTGTGTGGAGACGTTCAGCGATCTCGGCAAATATCTGAAAATGCCGATCAAGACCTATTCCTCCGGTATGCGCGCGCGCTTATCCTTTGGCCTGTCTCTCGCAATCGATTTTGACTGCTACCTGATTGATGAAGTGATTGCCGTTGGCGACCAGCGCTTTCAGCGCCGGTCGTTCGATGAATTGTTCGTAAAACGGAAAAACCGGGCGATGATCATCGTTGGACATACCCTCGATATCATCGCCGATCAGTGCAAATCTGCCCTTGTGCTGAAAAATGGCCGGGGGCGAGTCTTCGACGACGTCAAATTTGCCTTTGATATTTACGCATCGCTATAA
- a CDS encoding class I SAM-dependent methyltransferase, translating to MRDTNEDWEKLAQDNAYWAVLTEDEFRPKKLTKKHMNAFFATGRADIANLTTKIKGLIPDFSTPVESVIDFGCGVGRLLIPLAEQATTAIGIDISETMRSITLKNVASHGLNNVRCVETPEILVKEGVKVDWLNSYIVLQHIEPRRGYFIINDLLQCVKSGGIASLHIPLFKTANRAEYYNDRMMYFRNDYYKNETVFIDRDNYGHPDIQMYDYDANTVMALFHKNQMTNVHLLHDRSTTGIHAYHFIARRD from the coding sequence ATGCGCGATACGAATGAAGATTGGGAAAAATTGGCACAAGACAATGCTTATTGGGCTGTACTGACGGAAGATGAATTCAGGCCGAAGAAACTTACAAAGAAACATATGAATGCATTTTTTGCGACTGGCCGCGCAGACATTGCAAACCTTACTACAAAAATCAAAGGCCTTATTCCTGACTTTTCGACACCAGTGGAATCGGTCATTGATTTTGGCTGCGGGGTCGGGCGACTGCTTATACCCCTCGCCGAGCAAGCCACCACCGCCATTGGCATCGACATATCGGAAACGATGCGCTCCATTACGTTGAAAAATGTTGCCAGTCACGGGCTCAACAATGTCCGCTGCGTGGAAACCCCGGAAATTCTCGTCAAGGAAGGGGTCAAGGTTGACTGGCTCAACAGCTATATTGTTTTGCAGCACATTGAACCGCGCCGTGGCTACTTCATCATCAACGATCTCTTGCAATGCGTTAAGAGCGGCGGCATTGCGTCATTGCACATCCCGCTTTTCAAAACGGCAAATCGTGCAGAATATTATAACGACCGGATGATGTACTTCCGCAATGACTACTACAAAAATGAAACCGTGTTTATCGACAGGGACAATTACGGTCATCCCGATATCCAGATGTATGATTATGATGCGAACACGGTCATGGCACTGTTTCACAAGAACCAGATGACCAATGTCCACCTTTTGCATGATCGTTCAACGACGGGTATTCACGCTTACCACTTCATTGCCCGGCGTGACTGA
- a CDS encoding capsular biosynthesis protein, translated as MREKSGQSGIIVPFPIRGRAIRCFTSEKPLVLLLQGPVGPFFRTLAASFEAEGFDVLKINFNGGDWLFSHGPGTLNFCGSMDAWSDWLDTFIRSRRPEAIVLFGDSRPYHRQAIMVALRAGVPVSSFEEGYVRPNFITCEWDGNNALSPLRRPQPAHHENPAPEAVEPVKGNLFRAMTLFAIRYYLAKTAGAVFFRGNVHHRSRGILSESILWTRNFYRKIRHYPANNEMMLNLIENLENQYFVVALQVHDDQQLLRHGRGWTMEKLITESIRSFKRFASPAHHLVIKVHPMDRGHKSYRPFAMELARIAGCADRVHIVDDGSIGLLIRHSLGLVTVNSTSGLLALNHGKPVLSLGEAIYNRRDLVWGRYSNDLDATAGIDDFWLSPMPPKRDAVKAFNKRMHEESLVNGSFYLRNLIDITTKRVVRRIQADLKVISVDIPSTESEHLAESPIGKKGAVQQQDVLSSLSPDLPN; from the coding sequence GTGAGGGAGAAATCCGGGCAATCTGGTATAATCGTTCCTTTTCCGATCCGCGGACGTGCAATTCGCTGCTTTACTTCAGAAAAACCGCTTGTTCTTTTATTACAGGGTCCTGTAGGACCGTTTTTCCGTACGCTTGCCGCCTCGTTTGAAGCTGAAGGTTTTGACGTTCTCAAAATCAACTTCAACGGCGGCGACTGGCTGTTTTCCCATGGCCCCGGCACGCTTAATTTCTGCGGCTCAATGGATGCCTGGTCGGATTGGCTTGATACGTTCATTCGCAGCAGGCGGCCCGAAGCTATCGTGCTTTTCGGTGACAGCCGCCCCTATCACCGTCAGGCAATCATGGTTGCCTTACGCGCTGGAGTGCCTGTTTCGTCTTTTGAAGAAGGCTATGTGCGCCCCAATTTCATTACCTGCGAATGGGATGGAAACAATGCCCTTTCACCCCTGCGCAGGCCGCAGCCTGCGCACCATGAGAATCCTGCACCAGAAGCTGTAGAGCCGGTAAAGGGCAATCTGTTTCGGGCCATGACTCTGTTCGCAATTCGCTACTATCTGGCCAAGACCGCGGGAGCCGTGTTCTTTCGCGGCAATGTGCATCATCGAAGCCGTGGAATCCTGTCGGAGTCCATTCTCTGGACCCGGAATTTCTACCGCAAGATTCGCCATTATCCGGCAAATAACGAGATGATGTTGAATTTGATCGAGAACCTTGAAAACCAGTATTTCGTGGTCGCGCTGCAAGTTCACGATGACCAGCAGTTGTTGCGGCATGGCCGTGGCTGGACGATGGAAAAGCTCATTACCGAAAGCATCCGCTCATTCAAGCGATTTGCATCGCCGGCGCATCATCTCGTGATCAAAGTCCATCCAATGGATCGCGGACATAAAAGCTATCGCCCATTTGCAATGGAGCTGGCCCGGATTGCCGGCTGTGCGGACCGGGTGCATATCGTCGATGATGGTTCTATTGGCCTATTGATACGCCATTCCCTCGGACTGGTGACGGTCAATAGCACATCTGGCCTGCTCGCACTGAACCATGGCAAGCCGGTGCTTTCCCTCGGCGAAGCCATCTATAACAGACGCGATCTCGTCTGGGGCAGATATAGCAATGATTTGGACGCAACAGCCGGGATCGACGATTTCTGGCTTTCGCCAATGCCGCCCAAGCGCGATGCAGTCAAAGCCTTCAACAAGCGGATGCATGAAGAAAGCCTTGTTAATGGCAGCTTCTATCTACGCAACCTGATCGACATCACGACCAAGCGCGTCGTGCGACGCATTCAGGCTGACTTGAAGGTCATCTCTGTCGATATCCCTTCGACAGAATCTGAACATCTGGCGGAAAGTCCCATTGGGAAAAAAGGAGCCGTGCAACAACAGGACGTACTTTCCTCATTGTCCCCTGACCTTCCGAATTGA
- a CDS encoding Wzz/FepE/Etk N-terminal domain-containing protein: MTRLSPNEEFLDYMTLVDLGQSEVGDAHKGKRLDRLIALLRRHVLLILMVVLPTTLATIYYGVIASPQYASETRFVVRSPNRNAAGMLSGFLQSTGFVRAQDDSYVVMEYIESRAAVATLEEKSDLRDLLARPEADFLTRFPRPWSDTTEEALYRHYRRIMTIDTDSSGGVTTLEVRASRPEDAQKLTEALLVGAETLINQLNERARQDAIRYAKLEVTDSESRMADVQKSLTGFRNKVAMIDPSKQSAVMLDMIAKLSDDVAKSKAQYTALIQQAPQSPQIQSLRSSIDAMETQISTERARIVGGDASMAPLIAQYEQLLLQRELGMRMLESSATSLENAKIEAQRQQLYLERIVNPNRPDYALYPKRLYSILLIFALCFSAFWIVRFLINQIYDHAET, translated from the coding sequence ATGACGCGACTCAGTCCCAACGAAGAATTCCTCGACTACATGACGCTTGTTGACCTTGGTCAGTCCGAGGTTGGCGATGCACACAAAGGCAAGCGGCTTGATCGTCTGATTGCATTGTTGCGCCGACATGTGCTGCTTATCCTGATGGTCGTTCTCCCGACGACCCTTGCCACCATTTACTATGGCGTTATCGCATCACCCCAATATGCATCCGAGACGCGCTTTGTTGTGCGCAGTCCAAACAGAAACGCAGCGGGTATGCTCAGCGGATTTCTGCAAAGCACCGGCTTTGTTCGTGCGCAGGACGATAGCTATGTTGTGATGGAATATATTGAATCGCGCGCGGCCGTTGCCACGCTGGAAGAGAAGAGCGATTTGAGGGATTTGCTTGCCCGCCCCGAAGCGGATTTCCTCACCCGGTTTCCGCGTCCCTGGAGCGACACGACCGAAGAGGCTCTTTACAGGCACTATCGCAGGATCATGACTATTGATACGGACTCGAGTGGCGGCGTCACGACACTGGAAGTGCGTGCATCCCGTCCTGAGGACGCACAGAAACTCACCGAAGCGCTGCTTGTAGGCGCCGAAACGCTTATCAACCAGCTTAATGAACGCGCACGTCAGGATGCGATTCGGTATGCGAAGCTCGAGGTTACTGACAGCGAAAGCCGCATGGCAGACGTTCAGAAGTCATTGACCGGCTTCCGCAACAAGGTGGCGATGATCGATCCGAGTAAACAATCCGCTGTGATGCTCGATATGATTGCCAAATTGTCGGATGATGTGGCCAAGAGTAAGGCTCAATATACGGCACTCATTCAACAGGCTCCCCAAAGCCCGCAGATTCAGTCACTTCGCAGCAGCATTGACGCGATGGAAACGCAGATCAGTACGGAGCGGGCGCGCATTGTTGGCGGTGATGCCTCCATGGCTCCTCTCATCGCCCAGTATGAGCAACTGCTCCTGCAACGTGAACTCGGCATGAGAATGCTGGAATCCTCTGCCACATCGCTGGAGAATGCAAAGATCGAAGCGCAAAGACAGCAGCTTTACCTGGAGCGAATCGTCAATCCAAACCGACCGGATTACGCGCTATATCCAAAACGCCTCTATTCAATTCTGCTGATCTTTGCACTGTGCTTTTCGGCATTCTGGATTGTTCGGTTCCTGATCAACCAGATTTATGATCACGCTGAAACATGA